In the genome of Streptomyces sp. NBC_00259, the window ACCTTCCACTTCGGTCCTCGCTCGTGCGCCGGGCCGGGGCGACGAGCCGGGCGGCGCCCGGCAGCCCCCTGCGTCCAGGGTCGGGCGCCATCGGCACGGGCGCACGTCGATGCGCGTCGTGACACCGTGCTGTACCGCCCCCGTGTCGTGCCTGCTGCCGCCGAACGGGCCGAGGTCGTCGGACCGGTCGAACGTGGTCGGACCCTTTGTGTCCGTATGCGACGCCTGGGCCGGAGCGGAGCCCCGCGGGGACCCGGCGGTGCGCTCGCGTTGCGGGATGCCCTGAGGGACGGCAACATCGTGAGAACGGCATCTGAGATGTCTGCGCGCAGATCCGACCGGACGCTTCGGGCGTCGCGGCACTTCGAGTGACTCTTCCACGAGACCGATCAGCGAGATCAGCGTATTCGGGCACACCGGCGGCGTCATCACACACGCGATGATGCGGGTCGCTGCGCGGTACGCCGCGGGCGGCGTCGGCTGGTACGGCGGTCATGTCGAAGCAGCTGCGCCCCACCCCGGCGACGTGTCCGTCACTCATCGCTCCGGACGAACCTGGGAGTGAGCCATGACGACTGGGACCGCGTTGCACTGGATCGACGGCGCCTGGATCGGCTCGGGCGGCCGGCACATGGACGGCGCGTACGAGGCCGCCGGGGAGACCCCCGGCGGCGGGTACGCCGACGACGGACGCGAGATGGCGGCCCGCGCACTCACCGCGGCGCGGCGGGCGTTCGGGGAGACGCGCTGGAAGGACGACCGGCATCTGCGCGCCCGTACCCTGCACGAGATGGCCGACGTCTTCACCTCACACATAGGGCAGTTGACCGACGTGCTGGCCCAGGAGAACGGCAAACGCAGGCAGCACGCGCGTTTCGAGGCGGAGACGGTGCCGTCCCGGCTGCGCTACTTCGCCTCACTGATCCGGACCGGATACGGCCGCGCCCTCGAAGTCGCCCCGGGCAGATGCTCACTCGTTCTGCGGCGCCCCCGGGGCGTGGCGGGAATCGTCGTTCCCCGCAACTCCCCGGTCGTCCTCCTCATCTGCTCCCTCGCCCCGGCCCTGGCGGCCGGCACGACCAGCGTGGTGCGGATGCCGGGGCAGACCGCCCTGGTGAACGCGCTGGTCTTCGGCATCTTCTCCGAGATCGAGTCCCTGCCGCGCGGAGTCGTCAACGGCTTCACCGAGGAACACGCGAACGGGGCCCGGTATCTGGTCGCCGCCTCCGACGTGCCGTGCGCGCTCGACACCGAGGTCCACGACACGGCGGTGATGGACGACTTCATCGAGTACGAACACGTCGTCATCACCCCCGGAACGATCCAGCGATAGCCGACGGCCGGCGGCGACCGGCCCACCGGCCCGGTGCCGTCGGCCGCATGACGGAGCGTCATCCCGAACCGAGCGGTCCGTGCGGGCGTCGCCGAGGTCCCCGCCGCGGTGCACGATCACCACCGCGGCGAGGGCGAGGACCAGGCCGGCCGCGGTCTGCGCGCCGAAGGGCTCGTCGAACGCGAGCGTTCCCCACAGGGCCGTCACCGGCGCCATCAGGAACATCAGCGTGTTGACCCGGGTCACTCCGGAGCGGCGCAGGATCAGCCAGTACAGGCCGTATCCGCCGAAGGTGGCGAGGAGCACCAGCCAGGCGACCGCCGTCCAGAAGGAGGCGTCGGCGGGTGGCGTCACCGAACCCGTGGCCGCGGCCAGGACGGTGAACACCACGGCACTGGTGGCGCAGTGGACCGTGAGGGCGACCGAGGGCGCCACGTCCGTGCGGGTACGGCGCTCCAGGAACGTCGCGGCGACCAGCGAGAGCATGCCGAGGAACGGCACGAGGTAGGCCCACGGCGGGACCCCCTCCGCCGCACCCGCGTCGGCGAGCGTGACGACGGCGACACCGGCCACCCCGAGGAGCAGGCCCCACCACTGCCTGGCCGGGACGTACTGCCGCAGCAGCGGCCCGGCGAGCGCGCCCGCGACGAGGGGCTGGGTGCCGTCGACGAGGGCCGTGGTGCCGGTGGAGACGCCGAGCTGGATCGCTCCGTACACCGTGAGCAGATAGCCGCTCTGCGACAGCGTCCCGATCACGGACTGCCGCAGCAGGTCACGGCGGTCAGCCCGCGCCAGGAGGCCCGCGCGAACACCGCGGCGGCCACGGCGAGCACCGCGGCGAGCGGGACGAAGCGCCACATCAGCACGGTCACCGCGGCCGCGCTGCCGGCGCCGAGCTTGGCCCCGATGAAGCCGGAGCTCCAGCAGAGGACGAAGGCGGCGGAGAGGAGCACGTTCATGTCGGTCACCACCCGAGGAGGTGCGCCGGCGGGCGGACCGGCCGCCGGCGGGGCGGACAGAGGACGGACGCGTCGGTAAACAGATCTGTCTACTCCCGACCCACTATACAGATCGGTATACTCGTCGTCATGGCCCGTCCGCCGCACACCCCCGCCCCCACCCCCGCTCCGCCGCACCGGATCACGATGACCCCCGGCGCACACCGCGTCCTGGAGGCCGCTTCACGGCTCTTCTACGACCACGGCATCCACGCCGTCGGGGTGGACCTGATCGCCGCCGAGGCGGGAGTGACCAAGAAGACCCTCTACGACCGCTTCGGTTCCAAGGAGCAGCTGGTCGTGGAGTACCTCGCGGCGCGCGACGAGCGCTGGCGGGACGTCCTCGCCGAGCACCTCGCGGAGGCCGGAGCCTCACCGGAGGACCGGATCCTCGCCGTCTTCGACGCCTCCCGCGACTGGTCCGCACAGAACGGACCACGCGGGTGCAGCATGGTCAACGCGCATGCGGAGATCGACGATTCGAGGCATCCCGCCCGCGCCGTCATCACCGGGCAGAAGGCATGGATGCTCGGCCTGTTCACCGATCTGGTGCGCGCCGCCGCCCCGGACGATGCCGAGGCACTGGGCCGCTCCCTCATGCTCCTGCACGAGGGAGCGCTCGTCGCGTACGGGCTGGACGTCTTCCCGGACCCGTTCGGCGCCGCACGGGAACAGGCCCGTTCGCTGTGCGACGCGGCCGCCGTCAGCCGAGTACGCGGGCGATGAGCAGGGCCACGTCGTCCTGCCCGGGCCCCTGCCGCAGCGACTCCAGCAGCAGGTCGCAGGTGTCCTCCAGCCCGGCGGGCGGTTCCGACAGCAGCGTCAGCAGCACATGCAGCCGGGTGTCGATGTCCTGGTCCCGCGTCTCGACGAGACCGTCGGTGTAGAGCACCAGCGTGTCACCGGGCGCCAGGTCGAAGCCGACGGCGTGGAAGTCCACGCCGCCGACGCCCAGCGGGACCCCGGTGGGCAGATCGAGCAGTACGGGCGCCTCGCCCGGCCGCAGCAGCACCGGCGGCAGATGACCGGCCGTGGAGATGCTGCACCGGCCCTCGTGCGGGTCGTACAGCGCGTACAGGCAGGTCGCGATGTAGGGCTCCAGCTCGCCGGCGATGGCGTCGAGCTGGTGCAGTACCCGCTCGGGATCCAGGCCCAGCGAGGCGAGGGTCTGGGTGGCAGTGCGCAGCCGCCCCATGGCCGTGGCGGCGTTGATGCCGCTGCCCATGACGTCGCCCACCACGAGGGCGGTCTTGTCCCCGTTCAGCGGGAGGATGTCGAACCAGTCGCCGCCGACCTCGCTGACCGAGCCGGCCGGCTGGTAGCGGGAGGCGACCTCCAGGCCGACCAGATGCGGCGGATGCCGCGGCAGCAGACTGCGCTGCAGCGCGAGCGCGGCATTGCGCTGCTGCTGGTACCAGCGCGCGTTGTCGATGCACACCGCGGCCCGGCCGGCCAGTTCACTGGCCAGCACGACGTCGTCGGCGTCGAACGGCAGCGGGTTGCGGAACCGTTTGAGGTCCAGTGCTCCGAGCACCTCCCCGCGGGCGATCAGTGGCACGGCCAGATAGGAGTGCACCCCGGCCGCCGCCAGCAGTACCGCGGCGGAGGCGTCACGCGCGATGCCCGGCAGGTCCTCGTTGGCCACATGGGGCACCACGATCGGTTCGCCCGTCTGCACACACCGGGTGACCAGCCGGTCGGCCTCGTAGCGGGTGATGTCGCCCGGAGGGTCGGCGGCCTGCACCGCGACCGTCGGGTAGGCCGCGGCGACGGCGAGCGCGCGGAACACCGCCGTGCCCCCGGCCTGCACCGATTCACGGCGGCCCTCGACGGCGGAGTCCAGGACGTCGACCGCGGCGATGTCGGCGAGCTCGGGCACGGCGACGTCGGCCAGCTCCCGCGCGGTCTCCCACAGGTCCAGGGTGGTCCCGATACGCATCGACGCGTCGGCCACCAGGGCGAGCCGGTGCCTGGCCCGCTCCGCCTCCTTGGCCGCGTGATGCCGGTCCGTCACGTCCACCACGGAGGCCGCCACACCCAGAATCCGGCCGCGGGGATCCTCCAGCCGGTACAGCGAGACCGACCAGGCCCGCTCGGTCTCCCGGTCGGCCGGCGCACGCTCGATCACCTGCCGGTCCACCAGCGGCGTCCCCGACTCCAGGACCCGGCGCATCGCCGCCTCCAGCCGGACGGCGTCCAGGAACGGCAGTGTCTCGCTCACCCGCCGGCCGACGTGCTGCGCCGCCGGGAGGCCGCTGGCCCGCTCCAGCGCGGGATTGACGGTGATGCACCGCAGATCGGGGTCGAGCACGGCCAGGCCGATCGGTGACTGGTCGACCAGGCGCACCGAGAGCGCCAGGTCGCGTTCCACCTTGCGCAGCGTCTCCTGGTCGGTGGACAGCCCCAGGGCGTAGTAGCCGCCGTGCTGGTCCTGCAGCCGCATGTTGCGGAACTCCAGCAGCCGCATGGCGCCGTCCTTGTGGCGGACCGGGAACACCCCGGCCCAGTTCTCACCGCTCTCCATCACCCGGGAGAACAGTTCCAGGACGAGATCGATGTGCTGGTCCTCGACCAGCAGCCGGAGCGCGAACTGGCCCAGGGCCTCCTCGGCGGTGTACCCCAGCAGTTCCTCGGCCTGTTGGCTCCACAGCGCGATCCGCCCCTCCGCATCGAGCACCACCGGGGCCAGCCCGAGGACGTCGAGCAGCCCGCCGGGCGGGGCGGGGCCGACCTCCACACTCGGTACCAGGTCACCGGGGAACGCTTCGGTGCCACTCATCCGCAGCCGCTCCTCCCGCCACCTTCCCAGGGCATGTGTGCAGGCCGAGCCCACCCCTGCCGGAAACCTGGGCGCACTCCATCGTCCCTCCGCGCTCAGCTGTGCGCAGCTTCGGCTGCGCCGGTCATCCGGGCAGTTCCTGCTCGGTCCACACAGTCTTGCCCTCGTGCGCGTGTCGTGTACCCCATCGTGCGGTCAGTTGTGCCACGAGCAGCAGCCCTCGGCCGCCCTCGTCGGTGCTGCGGGCCCGCCGCAGATGCGGGGAGGTGCTGCTGGGGTCGGACACTTCGCAGATCAGACGGTGCATCCGGATGAGCCGCAGGGTCACGGGCCCGCCGGCGTAGCGGTAGGCGTTGGTGACGAGCTCGCTGACGATCAGCTCCGTGGTGAAGGCCAAGTCCTCCAGGCCCCACTCGGCGAGCTGCCGCGCGGTCAGCCCCCTGGCACGGGCCGGCGCGGTCGGCTCCGCCGGCAGCTCCCAGGTGGCGACCTGCCGCGGTGCCAGCGTCCGGGTCCTGGCCAGCAGCAGCGCCACGTCGTCGGTGGGCCGCGCGGGCAGCAGCGCGTCCACCACGGCCTGGGCGACTTCCTCCAGCGGCCGGTGCGGACCGGCCAGCGCGGCCGACAGCCGCTCCAGCCCGACGTCGACGTCATGGGCGTCACCCACGATGAGCCCATTGGTGTACAGGGCCAGCACGCTGTCCTCCGGCAGCTCGAGGTCCGCGGACTCGAACGGCAGCCCCCCGAGCCCGAGCGGAGGGCCGGCGGGCAGGTCGGGGAGGCTCACCTCGCCGTCCGGCGCGACCACCGCGGGCGGCGGATGCCCGGCGCGGGCGACCGTGCAGAGACGCGACACCGGGTTGTACACGGCGTACAGGCAGGTGGCGCCCACCACCTGTTCGCCGGGGGAGTCCTCGTCGCCCGGCTCCTGCTCGCCGGCCAGCCGCGTCACGAGGTCGTCGAGATGGGAGAGGACCTCGTCGGGTTCGAGATCGAGGTCGGCCAGTGTGTGTACGGCCGTACGCAGCCGGCCCATCGTCGCCGCCGCGTTGATGCCGTGCCCCACCACATCGCCGACGACCAGCGCGACCCGGGCCCCGGAGAGTGGGATCACGTCGAACCAGTCCCCGCCGACCCCGGCGGCGCCACCGGCCGGCAGATAGCGGTGGGCGACGACGACCGCCGGATGGGAGGGGAACTCGCGCGGCAGCAGGCGGCGTTGCAGCGCCAGCGCCGTACGGTGCTCCGCGGTGTAGCGGCGGGCGTTGTCGATCGAGACCGCCGCACGCGCGCCGAACTCGTTCGCCAGCGTGAGATCGTCCTCCTCGAACGGCTCGGGGGCGACGTACCGCCACAGACACACGAGCCCCAGGACCAGTCCGCGGGCGGTCAGCGGCACCACCATCAGCGAGTGGACGCCCAGGGTGCGGGCGTGCTCGGTCCGCTCCGGGTCCAGGCCGACCGTCGGGTCGTCGGGATCGAAGCGGGCCACCAGCACGGGACGCCGGGTCGCCAGACAGCGGGCCTGCGGCGTGTCCGGCGGGAACGTCCTGAGCGTGCCGATGGCGTACATGACCCGCTCCGGGTACGGCGCGACCGACTTGAACGCCGCCCTGCGCAGCGG includes:
- a CDS encoding TetR/AcrR family transcriptional regulator; the protein is MARPPHTPAPTPAPPHRITMTPGAHRVLEAASRLFYDHGIHAVGVDLIAAEAGVTKKTLYDRFGSKEQLVVEYLAARDERWRDVLAEHLAEAGASPEDRILAVFDASRDWSAQNGPRGCSMVNAHAEIDDSRHPARAVITGQKAWMLGLFTDLVRAAAPDDAEALGRSLMLLHEGALVAYGLDVFPDPFGAAREQARSLCDAAAVSRVRGR
- a CDS encoding SpoIIE family protein phosphatase, which translates into the protein MSGTEAFPGDLVPSVEVGPAPPGGLLDVLGLAPVVLDAEGRIALWSQQAEELLGYTAEEALGQFALRLLVEDQHIDLVLELFSRVMESGENWAGVFPVRHKDGAMRLLEFRNMRLQDQHGGYYALGLSTDQETLRKVERDLALSVRLVDQSPIGLAVLDPDLRCITVNPALERASGLPAAQHVGRRVSETLPFLDAVRLEAAMRRVLESGTPLVDRQVIERAPADRETERAWSVSLYRLEDPRGRILGVAASVVDVTDRHHAAKEAERARHRLALVADASMRIGTTLDLWETARELADVAVPELADIAAVDVLDSAVEGRRESVQAGGTAVFRALAVAAAYPTVAVQAADPPGDITRYEADRLVTRCVQTGEPIVVPHVANEDLPGIARDASAAVLLAAAGVHSYLAVPLIARGEVLGALDLKRFRNPLPFDADDVVLASELAGRAAVCIDNARWYQQQRNAALALQRSLLPRHPPHLVGLEVASRYQPAGSVSEVGGDWFDILPLNGDKTALVVGDVMGSGINAATAMGRLRTATQTLASLGLDPERVLHQLDAIAGELEPYIATCLYALYDPHEGRCSISTAGHLPPVLLRPGEAPVLLDLPTGVPLGVGGVDFHAVGFDLAPGDTLVLYTDGLVETRDQDIDTRLHVLLTLLSEPPAGLEDTCDLLLESLRQGPGQDDVALLIARVLG
- a CDS encoding SpoIIE family protein phosphatase codes for the protein MTGSVTLISESPEDPFSVGRAVSVVLDEQGTVVGWSERARELLGFTDEEALGRPAGDLLVDDRDLAVVREAVELCVRHGGWFGVLPVRDREGRRLGLGVRARRVIRAGRGDEWLLVAAPADEVTRWEIDRSVLEGLFHTSPIGLAVHDPALAILGINRAIANLGGITGEQARGHRIGDFLVRADAETIEARLREVLETGRPMIYTEQSCRLRIDPGRERYVAVSAFRMEDGAGRTLGVTQLVEDVTDRHRARRRLGMLNEASELIGTTLDVETTAQELVNVAVPGIADCVTVDLLQAVGLGEVLLPRIGPLRRAAFKSVAPYPERVMYAIGTLRTFPPDTPQARCLATRRPVLVARFDPDDPTVGLDPERTEHARTLGVHSLMVVPLTARGLVLGLVCLWRYVAPEPFEEDDLTLANEFGARAAVSIDNARRYTAEHRTALALQRRLLPREFPSHPAVVVAHRYLPAGGAAGVGGDWFDVIPLSGARVALVVGDVVGHGINAAATMGRLRTAVHTLADLDLEPDEVLSHLDDLVTRLAGEQEPGDEDSPGEQVVGATCLYAVYNPVSRLCTVARAGHPPPAVVAPDGEVSLPDLPAGPPLGLGGLPFESADLELPEDSVLALYTNGLIVGDAHDVDVGLERLSAALAGPHRPLEEVAQAVVDALLPARPTDDVALLLARTRTLAPRQVATWELPAEPTAPARARGLTARQLAEWGLEDLAFTTELIVSELVTNAYRYAGGPVTLRLIRMHRLICEVSDPSSTSPHLRRARSTDEGGRGLLLVAQLTARWGTRHAHEGKTVWTEQELPG
- a CDS encoding aldehyde dehydrogenase family protein, translating into MTTGTALHWIDGAWIGSGGRHMDGAYEAAGETPGGGYADDGREMAARALTAARRAFGETRWKDDRHLRARTLHEMADVFTSHIGQLTDVLAQENGKRRQHARFEAETVPSRLRYFASLIRTGYGRALEVAPGRCSLVLRRPRGVAGIVVPRNSPVVLLICSLAPALAAGTTSVVRMPGQTALVNALVFGIFSEIESLPRGVVNGFTEEHANGARYLVAASDVPCALDTEVHDTAVMDDFIEYEHVVITPGTIQR